DNA sequence from the Gammaproteobacteria bacterium genome:
CGTTTATCTCTTCGATCCGTCCCAGGACGCATTCATCCTGATGGCGACCGACGGCCTGAATCCACAGGCCGTCGGCAGGGTTTCCCTCGCGCGTGGCGAAGGCTTGGTCGGTGTGGTGGGAGAAACTGAAGAACCTCTCAACCTCGACGACGCACCTGCCGACCCGCGTTATCGGTTTATCGCAGAAACCGGGGAGGTCTACTACCACGGTTTTCTCGGCGTGCCGATCATCCATCACCGCAAGGTGATGGGCGTACTGGTTGCGCGGCAGTACGACAAGCGCCGTTTCCACGATGATGAAGTGGCGTTTCTGCTCACCATTGCCGCGCAGCTGTCAGGTGCTATCGCGCTCGCCGCCGCGAGTGGCGGTATAAAGGGCTTCGCCGCGGATCAGGAAGACGCCGAATCACGCCCGATCGTCGGCCTGCCGGGCGCGCCTGGCATCGGCATCGGCGAGGCCGTGGTGATCTATCCTCCGGCGGATCTCAACGCAATTCCTGATCGGCAGGTGAGCAACATCGAGGGAGAGGTGGCGGTCTTTCGCGCAGCGCTGGAGGCCGCACGCGGCGATATCAGTGCACTGGAGCACAGGCTCGGCGACTCGCTCGCCGCCGAGGATCGCGCCTTGTTCAACGCCTATACCCTGATGTTGAGCAGTCCCAGTCTCGAGAGCCAGACTGTCGAACGCATCCGTGCCGGCAACTGGGCGGCGGGTGCGCTGCGCGACACTATCGCCGAGCACACGCGGATTTTCGATCTGATGGAGGATCCCTACATCCGCGAACGTGCGGAGGACGTGCGCGACGTTGGCCGTCGGATCCTGGCGCGGCTGGAGAACTCGCCGCAGGAACAGCGGCAGTATCCCGTGCGTACCATCCTGGTCGGTGAAGAGATCACGGCCTCGATGCTGGCGGAGGTCCCGCTGGATCGCCTGGCGGGAGTGGTGACGGTGCGCGGCTCCGGATCCTCGCATGTGGCGATATTGGCCCGTTCCCTCGGCATACCCGCGGTGGTAGGTCTGAGCGAGCTTCCGGTCGGACGCATAGATGGGCGCGAGCTGATTGTAGACGGTGACGGCGGCAGCCTGCACATTTCACCGTCGGCCAAGGTGCGCGATGAGTACCGCTTGTTGGCGCAGGAAGAGGAAAGGCTCGCGGCTGGGCTGGCTGAGCTGCGCGATCTCCCCGCTGTGACGCCGGACGGCATACGCATCCCGCTCTACGCCAACGCCGGCCTGTTATCGGACATCACCCCCTCGCTGCACCACGGAGCGGAAGGTGTTGGACTGTATCGGACCGAGTATCCGTTCATGATCCGCAACCGTTTCCCGAGCGAGGAGGAGCAGCGGCAGATCTACCGCCAGGTACTGGAAGCGTATGCGCCGCTGCCGGTGACGGTGCGCACGCTGGATATCGGCGGGGACAAGATGCTGCCCTATTTCCCGATTCATGAAGAGAACCCGTTCCTGGGCTGGCGCGGAATCCGCATCACACTCGATCATCCGGAAATATTTTCGGTGCAGTTGCGCGCGATCTTCCGCGCCAACATCGGGCTCGACAATCTGCGTCTGCTGTTGCCGATGATCAGCAACGTCGGAGAGGTCGATGAGGCATTGCGCATCATCAGGCGTGTGCATCAGGAGCTGCGCGCCCAGGGCGAGGCAGTGGTGATGCCCGACATCGGAATCATGATCGAGGTGCCTTCTGCAATCTATCAGATCGATGCGCTGGCGCCGCGCGTGGACTTTCTTTCCATAGGCACCAATGACCTGACCCAGTACATGCTGGCGGTGGACCGGAACAATGCACGCGTGGCGCCGCTATACGACTCGCTGCATCCTGCTGTACTGCGCGCACTGATGCAGGTGGTCGTGACGGCGCAACGCTGCAAGCGGGAGGTGGGCGTCTGCGGAGAGATGGCGGGCGATCCCGCATCGGCGATATTGCTGCTCGGCATGGGAATATCAAACCTCAGCGCGAGTGTCACCAGCCTGCCACGTGTCAAATGGGTGATCCATAACTTCAGCGTCGCCAGGGCGCGGGATATCCTGGACGAGGTGCTGACGATGGAAGATACACGCAGCATCCGCCGTCATCTGGACACCATCCTGCAGCAGGCCGGGCTGGTCAGCCTGGTCAGACCTGGACGTTAGCCGGGTTTGTCAGAATGACACCAGCAATCCGAGCATGGCCAGGTATTGCTTGTAGTCGTAATCGTCGATGTTGGAGCGGTTGTCAGTGCGGCGGTACTCGAAGGAGAGCTCGTTTCCTCCGGAGAACCCGTGCGTGAGTCGCGCGATTACGCTGAATCGGTCGTCGTTGCGGGTGAGAAAACTTCCATCCGCCATCTCATTCGGATTGAGGTAATGAGAGCGGTAGTAGCGCAGCTCGAACGTGGCGTTGAACAGGCGGCCTGCCGGGCTTTCCACACCGATGCGCAGCGAATTCCGCACCGGTGAATAACTGGTAAAGCGGGGTGCGTCGAGTTCCTCGCGATAATTGGTTTCGAGCTGATACAGCAGGTACAGCTGTAGTTCTTCGCGCAGCCAGGTCATCCCCACATCGGTATTGTGGCGCCAGCCTGCGAGATAGGAATAGAGTGTGTCCAGATCTTTGATATGGCTCATTTCATAACGCAGGCGCAGGCGGCTGCGGCCTGGGTCC
Encoded proteins:
- the ptsP gene encoding phosphoenolpyruvate--protein phosphotransferase, with protein sequence MLATLRRIVLEVNAARDLEQALSIIVTRVKQAIKVDVCTVYLFDPSQDAFILMATDGLNPQAVGRVSLARGEGLVGVVGETEEPLNLDDAPADPRYRFIAETGEVYYHGFLGVPIIHHRKVMGVLVARQYDKRRFHDDEVAFLLTIAAQLSGAIALAAASGGIKGFAADQEDAESRPIVGLPGAPGIGIGEAVVIYPPADLNAIPDRQVSNIEGEVAVFRAALEAARGDISALEHRLGDSLAAEDRALFNAYTLMLSSPSLESQTVERIRAGNWAAGALRDTIAEHTRIFDLMEDPYIRERAEDVRDVGRRILARLENSPQEQRQYPVRTILVGEEITASMLAEVPLDRLAGVVTVRGSGSSHVAILARSLGIPAVVGLSELPVGRIDGRELIVDGDGGSLHISPSAKVRDEYRLLAQEEERLAAGLAELRDLPAVTPDGIRIPLYANAGLLSDITPSLHHGAEGVGLYRTEYPFMIRNRFPSEEEQRQIYRQVLEAYAPLPVTVRTLDIGGDKMLPYFPIHEENPFLGWRGIRITLDHPEIFSVQLRAIFRANIGLDNLRLLLPMISNVGEVDEALRIIRRVHQELRAQGEAVVMPDIGIMIEVPSAIYQIDALAPRVDFLSIGTNDLTQYMLAVDRNNARVAPLYDSLHPAVLRALMQVVVTAQRCKREVGVCGEMAGDPASAILLLGMGISNLSASVTSLPRVKWVIHNFSVARARDILDEVLTMEDTRSIRRHLDTILQQAGLVSLVRPGR